The Pogona vitticeps strain Pit_001003342236 chromosome 3, PviZW2.1, whole genome shotgun sequence genome includes a window with the following:
- the LOC144587746 gene encoding uncharacterized protein LOC144587746 encodes MEDSDYIVSDEEISTKKERHSRLGEDNLDDTLEYDFFGPPLRVKELKEFQIKDDGLQLDKANNHELKVQTNAVPIMNSVIPLVSRSQECGTSSPCISCLNAADNPATNDSVEDKAE; translated from the exons ATGGAGGATTCTGACTACATAGTATCAGATGAAGAg atttccacaaagaaagagagacattCTCGCCTTGGGGAAGATAATCTGGACGATACACTAGAATATGATTTTTTTGGCCCACCTTTAAGAGTGAAAGAGCTTAAAGAATTCCAGATAAAGGATGATGGCTTACAGCTGGACAAGGCTAACAACCATGAGCTTAAAGTCCAAACAAATGCAGTGCCAATTATGAACTCGGTCATCCCTCTTGTTTCAAGAAGTCAAGAATGTGGAACTTCAAGCCCTTGCATTTCTTGCCTAAATGCTGCTGACAACCCAGCAACAAATGACAGTGTTGAAgacaaagcagaataa